A stretch of the Pan paniscus chromosome 2, NHGRI_mPanPan1-v2.0_pri, whole genome shotgun sequence genome encodes the following:
- the LOC100974357 gene encoding LOW QUALITY PROTEIN: olfactory receptor 5K3 (The sequence of the model RefSeq protein was modified relative to this genomic sequence to represent the inferred CDS: inserted 2 bases in 1 codon), producing the protein MNKENHSLIAEFILTGFTYHPKLKTVLFVVFFAIYLITMVGNIGLVALIYIEQCLHTPMYIFLGNLALMDSCCFSAITPKMLENXLYECMAQFYFLCLAETTDCFLLAAMAYDPYVAICNPLQYHTMMSKTLCIQMTAGAYLAGNLHPMIEVGFLLRLTFCGSHQINHFFCDVLPLYRLSCINPYINELVLFILAGSIQIFTIVLVSYFYILFTIFTMKSKEGRGKALSTCASHFLSVSIFYGSLLFMYARPGAVNEGDKDIPVAIFYTLVIPLLNPFIYSLRNKEVINITKKIMKKRKFCNILKQVSSPLTT; encoded by the exons ATGAATAAGGAGAATCACTCCTTGATAGCTGAGTTCATCCTCACAGGATTTACGTATCATCCAAAGCTGAAGACTGTTCTGTTTGTGGTGTTCTTTGCCATCTATCTGATCACCATGGTGGGGAACATTGGTTTGGTGGCATTGATTTATATAGAGCAATGTCTTCACACACCAATGTACATATTTTTAGGCAACCTAGCTCTGATGGATTCCTGCTGTTTCTCTGCTATTACTCCCAAGATGTTAGAGAA CCTGTATGAATGTATggcacaattttattttctctgtcttgCTGAAACTACAGACTGCTTTCTTCTGGCGGCAATGGCCTATGACCCCTATGTGGCCATATGCAACCCACTGCAGTACCACACCATGATGTCCAAGACACTCTGCATTCAGATGACTGCAGGAGCCTACCTAGCTGGCAACCTGCATCCTATGATTGAAGTAGGGTTTCTGTTGAGGTTAACTTTCTGTGGGTCTCATCAAATCAATCACTTTTTCTGTGATGTTCTTCCATTATATAGACTTTCTTGTATTAACCCTTATATCAATGAATTGGTGTTATTTATCTTGGCAGGATCAATTCAAATCTTTACTATAGTCTTAGTCTCTTATTTCTACATCCTTTTCACAATATTTACAATGAAATCCAAGGAGGGAAGAGGCAAAGCTTTATCTACTTGTGCatctcactttctctctgtgtcaaTATTCTATGGTTCCCTTCTCTTCATGTATGCTCGACCAGGTGCAGTTAATGAAGGGGATAAAGATATACCTGTTgctatattttatactttagttATTCCTTTATTAAATCCTTTTATTTATAGCCTAAGAAATAAGGAAGTAATAAATATTAcgaaaaaaattatgaagaagagaaaattttgTAACATTCTGAAACAAGTGTCATCCCCTCTGACAACTTga